Proteins encoded together in one Roseibacterium elongatum DSM 19469 window:
- a CDS encoding microcin C ABC transporter permease YejB, with protein MGAYILRRLLLMIPTLLGIMVVNFALTQFVPGGPIEQVLAQLEGEGDVFAGISGGGSEAGGIEVEGDYQGARGLPPQFLDDLKVQFNFARIVCEEGFTGEPDVAAPECVAEDIAWPERFVMMMWDYMRFDFGESYFRSISVVDLVIEKLPVSITLGLWSTVIAYLVSIPLGIRKAVRDGSRFDTVTSGIIIVAYAIPGFLFAILLLVLFAGGSYFQIFPLRGLTSDNWEELSLLAKIADYFWHITLPVLASTISAFATLTLLTKNSFLEEIKKQYVMTAKAKGLREGRVLYGHVFRNAMLIVIAGFPAVFVGVFFGGSLIIETIFSLDGLGRLAFEAAVSRDYPVIFGTLFVFGLIGLVVNILSDLMYVWIDPRIDFETRET; from the coding sequence ATGGGCGCGTATATCCTCAGACGATTGCTGCTGATGATCCCCACGCTGCTGGGGATCATGGTGGTGAATTTCGCACTGACACAATTCGTGCCGGGCGGCCCGATCGAGCAGGTTCTGGCCCAGCTCGAGGGAGAGGGCGATGTGTTCGCGGGCATCTCGGGCGGTGGCTCCGAAGCGGGCGGCATCGAGGTCGAGGGCGACTACCAGGGCGCGCGGGGTCTGCCACCGCAGTTCCTCGACGATCTGAAGGTGCAGTTCAACTTTGCCCGCATCGTCTGTGAAGAGGGGTTCACCGGCGAGCCGGACGTGGCCGCCCCCGAATGCGTGGCCGAGGATATCGCCTGGCCCGAACGCTTCGTGATGATGATGTGGGATTACATGCGCTTTGACTTCGGCGAGAGCTATTTCCGCTCGATCAGCGTGGTGGATCTGGTGATCGAGAAACTCCCGGTGTCGATCACGCTGGGCCTGTGGTCGACCGTGATCGCCTATCTGGTGTCGATACCGCTGGGAATCCGCAAGGCGGTGCGCGATGGCTCGCGCTTTGACACGGTGACATCGGGCATCATCATCGTGGCCTATGCCATCCCCGGTTTCCTGTTCGCGATCCTGCTTTTGGTGCTGTTCGCGGGGGGCAGTTATTTCCAGATCTTCCCGCTGCGCGGCCTGACCAGCGACAACTGGGAGGAGTTGAGCCTTCTGGCCAAGATCGCGGATTATTTCTGGCACATCACGCTGCCGGTGCTGGCCTCGACCATCTCGGCCTTTGCAACGCTGACGCTTTTGACGAAGAACTCGTTCCTCGAAGAGATCAAGAAACAGTATGTGATGACCGCCAAGGCCAAGGGCCTGCGCGAGGGGCGGGTGCTCTATGGCCACGTGTTCCGCAATGCGATGCTGATCGTGATCGCGGGCTTCCCGGCGGTGTTCGTGGGCGTTTTCTTTGGCGGCAGCCTGATCATCGAAACGATCTTCAGCCTCGACGGGCTGGGGCGGCTGGCCTTCGAGGCGGCGGTCAGCCGCGATTACCCGGTGATCTTCGGCACGCTGTTTGTGTTCGGGCTGATCGGGCTGGTCGTGAACATCCTGTCGGATCTGATGTATGTCTGGATCGATCCGCGCATCGATTTCGAGACGCGGGAGACCTGA
- a CDS encoding c-type cytochrome: protein MFDTMTLTKAFGALCGALLIFLLGGWAADGLYRVGGDGDGSRSYVLIQDDSDAADEPAEEVVEVAFADVYAAADAASGERLWRQCAACHRLDPGAHAVGPSLHDIVGRPIAAADGFSYSNAFAELDGEWTPERMSAFIENPRQWAPGTAMAFNGISDVEDRANLIAYLETIGD, encoded by the coding sequence ATGTTCGACACCATGACCCTGACCAAGGCCTTCGGCGCGCTCTGCGGTGCGCTGTTGATCTTTCTTCTGGGCGGCTGGGCCGCTGACGGCCTGTACCGCGTAGGCGGCGACGGAGACGGATCGCGCAGCTACGTGCTGATCCAAGACGACAGCGACGCGGCGGACGAACCGGCCGAAGAGGTGGTCGAGGTGGCCTTTGCCGATGTTTACGCCGCAGCCGACGCCGCCTCGGGCGAGCGTTTGTGGCGTCAATGCGCGGCGTGCCACCGGCTTGATCCCGGCGCGCATGCGGTGGGTCCGTCGCTGCATGACATCGTCGGGCGCCCGATCGCGGCCGCAGACGGCTTCAGCTATTCCAACGCGTTTGCCGAACTCGACGGCGAGTGGACGCCTGAGCGGATGTCGGCCTTCATCGAGAATCCGCGCCAGTGGGCGCCGGGCACGGCCATGGCCTTCAACGGCATCAGCGATGTCGAGGATCGCGCAAACCTGATCGCCTATCTCGAGACGATCGGCGACTGA
- a CDS encoding bifunctional 2',3'-cyclic-nucleotide 2'-phosphodiesterase/3'-nucleotidase, translating to MTFRGDIAQAVTRRSDGASAVACVDLRILATSDLHAHLMPYDYFRDCPDDKVGLLRVAERIIAARAACENTLLLDNGDTLQGAPLGDAAVSEIMPRGRTHPMIAAMNTLGYDAATLGNHDFDFGLEALAAAMAGACFPVVLANIRRTDGVPLAPPRALLRRKVVARCGTSHTLRIGVTGVAPPQIARWSRKRLGDRIQVADMPRIAARQARALRREGADLVIVLAHSGLGAAVAETGMENAAHLLAALPDVDAVIAGHSHRVFPDADHPEGLLAGTPVVQPGFHGSHLGCIDLTLSRTRPEVADGPGPHWSVSGARARTLPLSPTPGTGLRRVFRHHPALIPTARAEHRAVRRYAAQPLGESAVPLETYFSLIAPCAATQLVADAQADAARALIAQRPDLTHLPLISAVAPYKCGGRGGPSNYTDIPAGTLRLRNAADLYIYPNQLCVLRLTGADVKDWLERVASAFHRIRPDAPDAAPQPLIDHAFAGYNFDHLVGLRYRFDLSQPARTDAEGAQFFATPGRVRDLCHADGTALQADDTVLVATNSYRSEGGGHFPICAKAETIATAPGNLRDAVIDRIAAATAPLSPQVAHGFSFVPLGGTPVLFETGPGAAHHAARARALGLTPLGLQESGFFGYRMVL from the coding sequence ATGACCTTTCGCGGCGACATCGCGCAGGCAGTCACACGGCGTTCGGACGGGGCCTCCGCGGTGGCATGCGTCGATCTGCGCATCCTGGCCACGTCGGACCTGCACGCGCATCTGATGCCCTACGACTATTTCCGCGACTGCCCCGATGACAAGGTTGGCCTGCTGCGCGTGGCCGAACGGATCATCGCGGCGCGGGCCGCCTGTGAAAACACCCTGCTGCTGGACAATGGCGATACGTTGCAGGGGGCGCCGCTGGGGGATGCCGCGGTGTCCGAGATCATGCCCAGGGGCCGCACGCACCCGATGATCGCCGCGATGAACACCTTGGGCTATGACGCGGCCACGCTGGGCAACCATGATTTCGACTTCGGGCTCGAGGCCCTTGCGGCGGCCATGGCAGGGGCCTGTTTCCCTGTCGTGCTGGCCAATATCCGGCGCACCGATGGCGTGCCCCTGGCCCCGCCGCGCGCGCTGCTGCGGCGCAAGGTGGTGGCCCGCTGCGGCACGTCGCACACGCTGCGCATCGGGGTGACGGGCGTTGCGCCGCCCCAGATCGCCCGATGGTCGCGCAAACGTCTGGGCGACCGGATCCAGGTGGCCGACATGCCCCGGATCGCCGCGCGGCAGGCCCGCGCCCTGCGCCGCGAGGGGGCGGACCTCGTCATCGTGCTGGCCCATTCCGGCCTTGGCGCCGCGGTCGCCGAAACCGGAATGGAAAACGCCGCCCACCTCCTTGCCGCCCTGCCCGATGTCGACGCCGTGATCGCGGGACACAGCCACAGGGTCTTTCCCGACGCCGACCACCCCGAGGGCCTGCTTGCGGGAACGCCCGTCGTGCAACCGGGCTTTCACGGCTCGCATCTGGGCTGCATCGACCTGACCCTGTCGCGGACCCGGCCCGAGGTCGCCGACGGCCCCGGCCCGCATTGGTCGGTGAGCGGCGCCCGCGCCCGCACCCTGCCGCTGAGCCCCACGCCCGGCACCGGGCTGCGCCGCGTCTTTCGGCACCACCCCGCGCTGATCCCGACGGCCCGCGCCGAGCACAGGGCCGTCCGGCGCTATGCCGCGCAACCGCTGGGCGAGAGCGCCGTCCCGCTCGAGACCTATTTCAGCCTGATCGCGCCCTGCGCCGCCACCCAACTGGTCGCCGACGCCCAGGCCGATGCCGCCCGCGCCCTGATCGCCCAGCGCCCCGACCTGACGCATCTGCCGCTGATCTCGGCCGTGGCACCCTACAAATGCGGCGGGCGCGGCGGCCCGTCGAACTACACCGACATTCCCGCCGGGACCCTGCGGCTGCGCAACGCGGCCGACCTCTATATCTATCCCAACCAACTGTGCGTCCTGCGCCTGACAGGGGCCGACGTGAAGGACTGGCTCGAACGGGTGGCCTCGGCCTTTCACCGGATACGGCCGGATGCCCCGGACGCCGCGCCGCAGCCGCTGATCGACCATGCCTTTGCCGGCTACAATTTCGACCACCTCGTCGGCTTGCGCTACCGCTTCGACCTGTCCCAACCGGCGCGCACCGATGCCGAGGGGGCGCAGTTCTTCGCCACCCCAGGCCGCGTGCGCGATCTCTGCCATGCCGATGGCACGGCGCTGCAGGCCGACGACACCGTTCTGGTCGCGACGAATTCCTACAGGTCCGAAGGCGGCGGGCATTTCCCGATCTGCGCCAAGGCCGAGACCATCGCGACCGCGCCGGGCAATCTGCGTGACGCGGTGATCGACCGGATCGCCGCAGCCACCGCCCCCCTGTCGCCGCAGGTCGCGCACGGCTTTTCCTTCGTGCCCCTCGGGGGCACCCCCGTCCTGTTCGAGACGGGGCCGGGCGCAGCCCATCACGCCGCCCGCGCCCGCGCCCTTGGCCTGACGCCGCTAGGCCTGCAGGAGAGCGGCTTTTTCGGCTATCGCATGGTGCTGTGA
- the nudC gene encoding NAD(+) diphosphatase, whose protein sequence is MKRAETVLFASSGLDRAAGMRRDDGALTSALDAGAGVLPLWRGKPMVTGVAEGAAPGDGAVTLAFRPMGHPVLAKAAEAPVFLGLGADEEPLFACDISGWVPPEVDEDQVGGFVDASLQHHPSEDATGAAFAELRRIMTHLSPREAELAATARGLLEWHRTHLFCARCGARSDLAEAGWQRACPACGARHFPRTDPVVIMLITDGERVLLGRSPGWPDRMYSLLAGFIEPGETVEGAVRREVFEEAGIEVGAVGYLSSQPWPFPASLMLGCRGVAISDRITVDREELEDARWVTRSDLLEVFAGRHPDIAPARRGAIAHFLLEHWLSDRLD, encoded by the coding sequence ATGAAACGTGCGGAAACCGTGCTTTTTGCAAGTTCGGGACTGGATCGCGCAGCCGGGATGCGCCGCGATGACGGGGCGCTGACATCGGCCCTGGATGCGGGGGCCGGCGTGCTGCCGCTGTGGCGGGGCAAGCCGATGGTGACGGGCGTCGCCGAGGGCGCGGCGCCCGGGGATGGCGCGGTTACGCTGGCCTTTCGCCCGATGGGCCACCCGGTTCTGGCCAAGGCGGCCGAAGCCCCCGTTTTCCTGGGGCTGGGTGCCGATGAAGAACCGCTTTTCGCCTGCGATATCTCGGGCTGGGTGCCGCCCGAGGTGGACGAGGACCAGGTCGGCGGGTTCGTCGATGCCAGCCTGCAACATCATCCGTCCGAGGACGCGACCGGCGCGGCCTTTGCCGAATTGCGTCGCATCATGACGCACCTGTCCCCGCGCGAGGCGGAATTGGCGGCCACGGCGCGCGGGCTGTTGGAATGGCACCGCACGCATCTGTTCTGCGCGCGGTGCGGGGCGCGCTCGGACCTTGCCGAGGCCGGGTGGCAGCGCGCCTGTCCGGCCTGTGGCGCGCGCCATTTTCCGCGGACCGATCCGGTCGTCATAATGCTGATCACCGATGGCGAGCGCGTGTTGCTGGGCCGGTCGCCCGGTTGGCCCGACAGGATGTATTCGCTTTTGGCGGGCTTCATCGAGCCGGGCGAAACCGTCGAAGGGGCCGTGCGGCGCGAGGTGTTCGAGGAAGCGGGGATCGAGGTGGGCGCGGTGGGCTACCTGTCCAGCCAGCCCTGGCCGTTTCCCGCGTCACTGATGCTGGGGTGCCGAGGGGTGGCGATCAGCGACCGGATCACCGTCGACCGGGAGGAGTTGGAAGATGCGCGTTGGGTGACGCGCTCGGACCTGTTGGAGGTGTTTGCCGGCCGGCACCCCGACATCGCGCCCGCGCGCCGGGGCGCGATTGCGCATTTTCTGTTGGAACACTGGTTGTCCGATCGTCTGGACTGA
- a CDS encoding ABC transporter ATP-binding protein, whose protein sequence is MIELREVTHAYRTKAGPLPVLDNLSLKIPENSFCAVVGPSGCGKSTLTRLVSGLMRPDEGQVWLHNQMVTSPRPTVGMAFQNPVLLEWRTILQNILLPLEIVKSPMSRAEATERAHHLLDLVGLTGFADKRPSELSGGMRQRASLCRSIIHKPDVLILDEPFGALDAFTREDLWCTMHDLRAEEPFTCLLITHDLRESVFLADQVIVLSSRPAQTQYVLDVDIPGKRTLDDLYTPKAVEMLAMLRHQIQVAQGRATSADAPLDGHPSETEKAT, encoded by the coding sequence ATGATCGAGCTGCGCGAGGTGACCCATGCCTATCGCACCAAGGCAGGCCCCCTGCCCGTTCTCGACAACCTGTCCCTCAAGATCCCCGAAAACAGCTTCTGCGCCGTGGTCGGCCCCTCGGGCTGCGGAAAATCCACGCTGACGCGGCTGGTCTCGGGCCTGATGCGCCCGGACGAGGGGCAGGTCTGGCTGCACAACCAGATGGTGACCTCGCCGCGCCCGACCGTCGGCATGGCGTTCCAGAATCCCGTGCTGCTGGAATGGCGCACCATCCTGCAAAACATCCTGCTGCCGCTGGAAATCGTCAAAAGCCCCATGTCCAGGGCCGAGGCGACCGAGCGCGCCCATCACCTGCTGGATTTGGTCGGCCTGACCGGCTTTGCCGACAAACGCCCCTCGGAGTTGTCGGGGGGGATGCGCCAGCGCGCAAGCCTCTGCCGGTCGATCATCCACAAGCCCGATGTGCTGATCCTCGACGAGCCGTTCGGCGCGCTCGACGCCTTCACGCGCGAGGATCTGTGGTGCACCATGCACGATCTGCGCGCGGAAGAGCCATTCACCTGCCTGTTGATCACCCATGACCTGCGCGAAAGCGTGTTTCTGGCCGATCAGGTCATCGTCCTGTCCAGCCGTCCGGCACAGACGCAATATGTGCTGGATGTCGATATTCCGGGCAAGCGTACGCTTGACGATCTCTACACGCCCAAGGCCGTCGAGATGCTGGCCATGCTTCGCCACCAGATCCAGGTGGCGCAGGGCCGCGCGACCTCGGCCGATGCCCCGCTCGACGGCCACCCCTCCGAGACCGAGAAGGCGACCTGA
- a CDS encoding extracellular solute-binding protein, protein MPRIRGAAAAMPLMGAALIWAMTAWPGGAQVAEDDGLIETYGVSTFGELRYGPDAEHLDYVNPDAPQGGQVSFAWSSGSFDSVHPYTRVGRAAVLSSVFFESMLEGTADEIGSSYCLLCESMAFPEDRAYVIFTIREEARFSDGTPVTADDALFSYEILRDEGLPSFRASLPLTIASAEVLDERRIRFDFNPEAPLRGRIEAAGGLPVFSRASHEASGLDFEDSRLEPLVGSGPYVLGEVDPGQRVVYARNRDYWGEDLWINQGRHNYDSIRIEYYGDAIAAFEGFTAGNYTFRQESSSQAWANSYDFPKLDQGIVIREELPDGTIATGQSFMINLRRPQFQDVRVREALAAMFNFEWTNQTLFYGLYSPIDSFWENTHLEASGLPGEDELAILEPLRDLLPERVFTEEVYSNPASNPDRTLDRARAAQAVALLEEAGWSAEPLPASERLEIGSMTFVFGLGGLILVLGGGWMLLGRARSTALGVVGIVIGLGGVGVGALQAIQPPDGLLRNAAGQTLDVEFLNSGALFDRIINPYVENLRAIGVNARLNRVDNAQLSQRQRDGDFDIVTDHFPMDYEPGSGLRQYFGTLGADESLFNVPGLADEGVDALIEVVVNAETEAEMGVAVRALDRVLRAHVIRIPQWYNNQHWVAYYDMYRYPEELPPYSLGFLDFWWIDPEAEAGLRDQGAF, encoded by the coding sequence ATGCCTCGCATCAGGGGCGCCGCGGCGGCGATGCCATTGATGGGGGCGGCCCTGATCTGGGCGATGACCGCCTGGCCGGGGGGCGCGCAAGTGGCGGAAGATGACGGGCTGATCGAAACCTATGGCGTCTCGACCTTCGGGGAATTGCGCTATGGGCCGGATGCCGAACACCTGGACTATGTCAATCCGGATGCGCCCCAGGGCGGGCAGGTGTCGTTTGCGTGGTCGTCGGGGTCCTTCGACTCGGTGCATCCGTACACGCGCGTGGGGCGCGCGGCGGTCCTGTCCTCGGTCTTTTTCGAATCGATGCTGGAGGGCACGGCCGACGAGATCGGGTCGTCTTATTGCCTTCTCTGCGAAAGCATGGCCTTCCCCGAGGATCGCGCCTACGTGATCTTCACCATCCGCGAGGAGGCGCGCTTCTCCGACGGCACGCCGGTCACGGCCGATGACGCGCTGTTTTCCTACGAGATCCTGCGGGATGAAGGGCTGCCCAGCTTCCGCGCCTCGCTGCCCTTGACCATCGCCTCGGCCGAGGTGCTGGACGAGCGGCGCATCCGGTTCGATTTCAACCCCGAGGCGCCCTTGCGCGGGCGGATCGAGGCGGCGGGTGGGCTCCCCGTCTTCAGCCGCGCCAGCCATGAGGCCAGCGGGCTGGACTTCGAGGATAGCCGGCTCGAGCCGCTGGTGGGATCGGGCCCCTACGTGCTGGGCGAGGTCGATCCGGGGCAGCGCGTGGTTTACGCCCGCAACCGCGACTATTGGGGCGAGGATCTGTGGATCAACCAGGGCCGCCACAATTACGACTCGATCCGGATCGAGTATTATGGCGACGCCATCGCGGCCTTCGAGGGGTTCACCGCCGGCAACTACACGTTCCGGCAGGAAAGCAGCAGCCAGGCCTGGGCCAACAGCTACGATTTTCCCAAGCTGGATCAGGGCATCGTGATCCGCGAGGAACTGCCCGATGGCACCATCGCGACGGGGCAGTCTTTCATGATCAACCTGCGCCGCCCGCAATTCCAGGATGTGCGGGTGCGCGAGGCGCTGGCGGCGATGTTCAATTTCGAATGGACGAACCAGACGCTGTTTTACGGCCTATATTCGCCCATCGACAGTTTTTGGGAAAACACGCATCTTGAGGCGTCGGGCCTGCCGGGTGAGGACGAGCTTGCCATCCTCGAGCCGCTGCGCGACCTGCTGCCCGAGCGGGTCTTCACCGAAGAGGTGTATTCTAACCCGGCCTCGAATCCCGATCGCACGCTGGACCGCGCCCGTGCGGCGCAAGCCGTTGCTCTTTTGGAAGAAGCCGGCTGGTCGGCCGAGCCTTTGCCAGCCTCCGAACGGCTGGAGATCGGGTCAATGACGTTTGTCTTCGGGCTGGGTGGGTTGATCCTCGTGCTCGGTGGGGGCTGGATGTTGCTGGGTCGCGCGCGCAGCACGGCGCTGGGTGTCGTCGGGATCGTTATCGGTTTGGGCGGCGTGGGCGTCGGTGCGCTACAGGCGATCCAGCCGCCCGATGGCCTGCTGCGCAACGCGGCGGGCCAGACGCTGGATGTGGAATTCCTGAATTCCGGCGCGCTCTTTGATCGCATCATCAATCCCTACGTGGAAAACCTGCGCGCCATCGGTGTGAACGCCCGGCTGAACCGGGTGGACAATGCGCAGCTCAGCCAACGTCAGCGCGATGGCGATTTCGATATCGTGACCGACCATTTCCCGATGGATTACGAGCCCGGTTCCGGCCTGCGGCAGTATTTCGGCACATTGGGGGCCGATGAAAGCCTGTTCAACGTGCCGGGCCTGGCGGATGAGGGCGTCGATGCCCTGATTGAGGTGGTGGTGAATGCCGAGACCGAGGCCGAGATGGGAGTGGCGGTGCGCGCGCTGGACCGCGTGCTGCGCGCCCACGTGATCCGCATCCCACAATGGTACAACAACCAGCACTGGGTCGCCTATTACGACATGTATCGCTACCCCGAGGAGTTGCCGCCCTATTCGCTGGGTTTCCTCGATTTCTGGTGGATCGACCCCGAAGCAGAGGCGGGCTTGCGCGACCAGGGCGCGTTCTAA
- a CDS encoding DMT family transporter yields MSPLRGIALKIASVCVFVAMASLIKASSETVPPGQAVFFRSVFAIPVILAWLASRHDLPRGLMTRNPMGHVWRGLVGTSAMGLGFAGLGLLPLPEVTAIGYAAPILVVVFAAMFLGERVRLFRLSMVALGMGGVLIVLSPRLSVDAASVDPTQTLGAVVVLMGAVCAALAQVFVRKLVQTEATAAIVFWFSVTAALLSLLTLPWGWVWPSPQVAAMLVAAGVLGGLGQILLTSSYRFADASLIAPFEYSSMLLALIVGYTVFDEVPSLTMLAGAALIVTAGVAIILRERQLGLERARQRKANTP; encoded by the coding sequence ATGTCCCCGTTGCGCGGGATCGCCCTCAAGATCGCCTCGGTCTGCGTGTTCGTGGCCATGGCCAGCCTGATCAAGGCATCGTCCGAAACCGTCCCGCCCGGTCAGGCCGTGTTCTTCCGATCGGTCTTTGCGATCCCGGTGATCCTGGCCTGGCTGGCCAGCCGCCACGACCTGCCGCGCGGCCTGATGACCCGCAACCCCATGGGCCATGTCTGGCGCGGGCTGGTGGGAACCAGCGCGATGGGGCTGGGCTTTGCCGGTCTCGGCCTCCTGCCCCTGCCCGAGGTGACGGCCATCGGCTACGCCGCCCCGATCCTCGTGGTGGTCTTCGCCGCCATGTTCCTCGGCGAACGGGTGCGGCTGTTCCGCCTGTCGATGGTGGCACTCGGCATGGGCGGGGTGCTGATCGTGCTGTCGCCGCGCCTGTCGGTCGATGCGGCTTCGGTGGATCCGACACAAACCCTCGGCGCGGTCGTCGTCCTGATGGGGGCGGTCTGCGCCGCGCTGGCGCAGGTCTTCGTGCGCAAACTGGTCCAGACCGAGGCGACGGCCGCCATCGTCTTCTGGTTCTCGGTGACGGCCGCGCTGCTGTCACTGCTCACCCTGCCCTGGGGCTGGGTCTGGCCCAGCCCGCAGGTCGCGGCGATGCTGGTCGCCGCGGGCGTCCTGGGCGGTCTGGGTCAGATCCTGCTGACCTCCTCCTACCGCTTTGCGGATGCCTCGCTGATCGCGCCGTTCGAATACAGCTCGATGCTCTTGGCGCTGATCGTCGGCTATACCGTGTTCGACGAGGTGCCCAGCCTGACCATGTTGGCCGGCGCGGCCCTGATCGTGACGGCGGGCGTGGCCATCATCCTGCGGGAACGCCAGCTCGGGCTCGAGCGCGCGCGCCAACGCAAGGCCAACACGCCCTGA
- a CDS encoding ABC transporter substrate-binding protein gives MHRAIPAFAATLIAATPAVAQDTDIAFALDWRFEGPSAPYFLAIDNGYFAEEGMNVEVTAGQGSLDAIPKVATGAFPFGFADINSLISFLDQNPGAPVTAIFMTYDSPPFSIVGRVSQGISGIEDLEGSVLGAPPPDGAWAQFPILAAVNDIDVSTITVEPVGFPTREPMLAEGNVDAVTGFNFSSYLSALRLGVPAEDLTTIMYSDHGVALYGNALIVNTDFAEENPEMVTGFITAVARGWADAIADPAAGVASVIERNPAGDAALEQQRLELAIEGNVLTDYVIENGMGNIDPDRMATALEQLALTYEFQNEPDASLYFTDAYLPEGDVLMVAP, from the coding sequence CTGCACCGTGCCATTCCCGCTTTCGCCGCGACCCTGATCGCCGCAACCCCCGCGGTTGCGCAGGACACCGACATCGCCTTCGCCCTCGACTGGCGCTTCGAGGGGCCGTCCGCCCCCTATTTCCTCGCCATCGACAACGGCTATTTCGCCGAGGAAGGCATGAATGTCGAAGTCACCGCCGGCCAGGGCTCGCTCGACGCGATCCCAAAGGTCGCGACCGGCGCCTTCCCCTTCGGATTTGCCGATATCAACTCGCTGATCTCGTTCCTCGACCAGAACCCCGGCGCGCCGGTCACGGCCATCTTCATGACCTATGACAGCCCGCCGTTTTCGATCGTGGGCCGCGTCAGCCAGGGCATCTCGGGCATCGAGGACCTCGAAGGCTCCGTCCTCGGCGCGCCGCCGCCCGATGGGGCCTGGGCACAGTTCCCGATCCTGGCCGCCGTGAACGATATCGACGTATCCACGATCACCGTCGAACCCGTGGGCTTCCCCACGCGTGAGCCGATGCTGGCCGAAGGCAACGTGGACGCCGTGACCGGCTTCAACTTTTCGTCCTACCTGTCGGCGCTGCGCCTTGGCGTGCCGGCCGAGGACCTGACGACGATCATGTATTCCGATCATGGTGTCGCGCTCTATGGCAACGCGCTGATCGTGAACACCGACTTCGCCGAGGAAAACCCCGAAATGGTCACCGGCTTCATCACCGCCGTTGCCCGCGGGTGGGCCGATGCCATCGCCGACCCGGCCGCCGGCGTCGCGTCCGTGATCGAACGCAACCCCGCCGGGGATGCCGCGCTCGAGCAACAGCGTCTCGAACTGGCGATCGAGGGCAATGTCCTGACCGATTACGTGATCGAGAACGGCATGGGCAATATCGACCCCGACCGCATGGCCACCGCGCTCGAACAGCTGGCCCTGACCTACGAGTTCCAGAACGAGCCCGACGCGTCGCTGTATTTCACCGATGCCTACCTGCCCGAGGGCGACGTTCTGATGGTCGCACCCTGA
- a CDS encoding prephenate dehydratase yields the protein MTQRIAFQGEPGAYSHQACHDARPALEALPCATFEDVIDAVREGHAAQAMLPVENTTYGRVADIHRLLPESGLHIVDEAFVRVHINLLGVPGAQLGDVTEAWSHLVLLPQCARFLRDHGIKGRVSPDNARAARDVAAWGDRSKAALASELAGDIYGLDVLARHIEDHDTNTTRFLIMSRDPDMTRRADHMMTTFVFRVRNIPAALYKAMGGFATNGVNMTKLESYMVDGSFTATQFYADIEGHPDDHNVQLAMEELDYFTSYLKILGTYPAASERD from the coding sequence ATGACCCAACGCATCGCCTTTCAGGGAGAGCCCGGAGCCTACTCGCATCAGGCCTGTCACGATGCGCGCCCCGCGCTCGAGGCGCTGCCCTGCGCGACCTTCGAAGACGTTATCGACGCCGTGCGCGAGGGCCACGCCGCACAGGCCATGCTGCCGGTCGAGAACACGACCTACGGTAGGGTGGCCGACATCCACCGTCTGCTGCCGGAATCGGGGCTGCATATCGTGGACGAGGCGTTCGTGCGCGTGCACATCAACCTTCTGGGTGTCCCCGGTGCACAATTGGGCGATGTGACCGAGGCCTGGAGCCACCTGGTCCTGCTGCCGCAATGCGCCAGGTTCCTGCGCGACCACGGCATCAAGGGGCGCGTCAGCCCCGACAACGCGCGCGCCGCTCGCGATGTGGCGGCCTGGGGCGACAGGTCCAAGGCCGCGCTGGCCTCGGAACTGGCGGGCGACATCTACGGCCTCGACGTGCTGGCCCGCCATATCGAGGATCACGACACCAACACCACGCGGTTCCTCATCATGTCGCGCGATCCCGACATGACGCGCCGCGCCGACCACATGATGACGACCTTCGTCTTTCGGGTCCGCAACATCCCCGCCGCGCTGTACAAGGCGATGGGCGGGTTCGCGACAAACGGCGTCAACATGACCAAGCTGGAAAGCTACATGGTCGACGGGTCCTTTACCGCGACGCAGTTCTACGCCGATATCGAGGGGCACCCCGACGATCACAACGTGCAACTGGCGATGGAAGAGCTGGATTATTTCACCAGCTACCTCAAGATCCTGGGCACCTATCCCGCCGCCTCCGAGCGCGACTGA
- a CDS encoding SRPBCC family protein gives MKFKVSEDIDAPVDVTWSRFTDFSHFESEVRGRGADLVRVGDWSEAGAGAKWRGSVPVRGKSRAISSEITRFEPHETCLVQSQIGGMACAYEMDFVALSPEVTRVSAVMDLSASSLSARLLLQTMKLARGKVLQRMQGVLARQGNAAEAAWRKIQRERQA, from the coding sequence GTGAAGTTCAAGGTTTCCGAAGATATCGACGCGCCGGTGGATGTGACCTGGTCGCGCTTTACCGATTTCTCGCATTTCGAGTCCGAGGTTCGGGGCCGGGGCGCCGATCTGGTGCGGGTCGGCGACTGGAGCGAGGCCGGGGCGGGCGCCAAATGGCGCGGGTCGGTGCCGGTGCGTGGCAAAAGCCGCGCGATCTCGTCGGAGATCACCAGGTTCGAGCCGCACGAGACATGCCTTGTGCAAAGCCAGATCGGCGGCATGGCCTGTGCCTACGAGATGGATTTCGTGGCGCTGTCGCCCGAGGTGACCCGCGTCTCGGCAGTGATGGATCTGTCGGCCAGCAGCCTGTCGGCCCGTCTGCTGCTGCAGACGATGAAGCTGGCGCGGGGCAAGGTGTTGCAGCGGATGCAGGGCGTTCTGGCGCGGCAGGGCAATGCCGCCGAGGCCGCCTGGCGCAAGATCCAGCGCGAACGCCAGGCCTGA